The Sphingobacterium bambusae genome includes a window with the following:
- a CDS encoding APC family permease, with protein sequence MENTNTSFHKSMGLLDATMLVAGSMIGSGIFIVSADIARNTGSVGWMMLIWVICGFMTLTAALTYGELSAMFPKAGGQYVYLREAYNPLVSFVFGWTFFAVIQTATIAAVGVAFAKFTAYLFPFLDEDVYVLVLGDYHVSSAQLLSIGVIILLTFINSRGINSGKTVQTTLTLIKIVSLLLLILFGFLALKHEIWKINWLNADIWNLRRLNFDGSFDDYSTFGAFGAISAALVGALFSSDSWHSSSSVAGEIKNPQRNIGLSLALGTTIVTVIYILTNLMYTGVLDLHQMVNAPKDRVAMSAAQEIFGPVGITIIAVMIMISTFGCNNGIILSGARVYYSMAQDGLFFKKVGTLNKNAVPAYALWIQCLVACLWCLSGKYGDLLDMITCVVVVFYVLAVAGVIRLRITRPDLERPYKAFGYPVLPIIYIIMGLAFIILMLVYKPDYTVPGILIALAGVPIFYFVNKKPKNHVQ encoded by the coding sequence ATGGAAAACACGAATACGTCGTTCCATAAATCTATGGGACTGTTGGATGCCACCATGCTGGTTGCCGGCAGTATGATCGGATCCGGAATTTTTATTGTTTCGGCCGACATTGCGCGCAACACCGGTTCGGTGGGTTGGATGATGTTGATTTGGGTGATCTGTGGATTTATGACGCTTACCGCTGCGCTGACCTATGGGGAGCTAAGCGCCATGTTTCCCAAAGCCGGCGGACAATATGTATATCTTCGGGAGGCTTACAACCCACTGGTCAGTTTTGTATTCGGATGGACCTTCTTTGCGGTTATCCAAACAGCGACTATTGCTGCGGTAGGCGTAGCCTTCGCGAAATTCACTGCTTACCTGTTTCCTTTTTTGGATGAGGATGTCTATGTGCTGGTCTTGGGCGATTACCACGTATCCTCTGCGCAGTTACTTTCTATTGGCGTGATCATCCTCCTGACTTTTATTAATTCCCGAGGTATTAATAGCGGAAAAACTGTTCAAACCACCCTGACCCTCATCAAAATCGTTAGTTTACTTCTGTTGATCCTTTTCGGATTTTTGGCGCTTAAGCATGAAATTTGGAAGATCAACTGGTTGAATGCAGATATTTGGAACCTTCGCCGCTTAAATTTTGATGGTTCTTTTGACGATTACAGCACATTTGGTGCGTTCGGCGCCATATCTGCCGCCTTGGTAGGGGCGCTGTTCAGTAGCGACTCTTGGCATTCGTCATCGTCCGTTGCCGGCGAGATCAAAAATCCCCAACGCAACATTGGATTAAGTTTAGCCTTGGGAACCACCATTGTGACCGTTATTTACATCCTGACCAACTTGATGTATACCGGGGTGTTGGATCTGCATCAAATGGTCAATGCGCCGAAGGATCGCGTGGCCATGAGTGCGGCGCAAGAAATCTTCGGGCCGGTAGGCATTACTATTATCGCCGTGATGATCATGATCAGTACCTTCGGGTGTAATAATGGAATCATCCTTTCCGGTGCCCGTGTATACTATTCTATGGCGCAGGATGGACTGTTCTTTAAGAAGGTCGGAACCTTGAATAAAAATGCTGTCCCTGCTTATGCCTTATGGATTCAGTGCTTGGTGGCCTGCCTTTGGTGTTTGAGCGGCAAGTATGGCGATCTGCTGGATATGATTACCTGTGTGGTCGTTGTATTCTACGTTCTTGCCGTTGCGGGTGTTATCCGCTTGCGCATCACGCGGCCTGATTTGGAAAGACCTTATAAAGCTTTCGGCTATCCAGTGCTGCCCATCATTTACATCATTATGGGCTTAGCCTTTATTATCCTTATGTTGGTGTACAAACCCGATTACACCGTCCCAGGTATATTAATTGCGTTGGCCGGCGTCCCTATATTCTATTTTGTTAACAAGAAGCCTAAGAACCATGTACAATAA
- a CDS encoding S9 family peptidase → MYNKYFQLLVFLVGTASASMAQGTVDDYKRAQELRGKISNKVYHVPTQIQWNESGTLAWYEKNTASGKNYVLVDPVAKTKSPLFELKALTDALQAATGKPVDERAISTERMKLVDKNPLELVYDGYTWAWDRTAEKLQKKEEVKNDRRGGYWGQRFDDSKAEPIESPDKSQVAYIKNSNIYVAKKGDPKSERQLTFDGSTGEYYAAHLHWSPDGKKIATSKVRKAEVRILTLLESSPLDQLQPKLQTRDYPKPGDALSQYCPVVYNLEKNSLFQTDKALIDNQFSVSRIDWRDDSRAITFEFNKRGHQQYAVVELDAVVGASKYLINETNKTFIDYSGKRYRFDIQDGKEIIWASERDGWNHLYLYDGQTGAVKKQITKGEWVVRRVVSVDTTAREIVFEASGKNKGQDPYFTHYYRIDFDGKNMKELTNENANHTGYFSPGSAYFVDVFSRIDQAPQAVLRDQSGKVLMPLEQADEQALLATGWKAPEVFTSKARDGKTDIWGIIIRPTNFDPQKKYPVIEYIYAGPHSSFVPKTFIPNPSGMQELAELGFIVVQIDGMGTSNRSKAFQDVCWKNLKDAGFPDRILWMKDAAKKYPSMDLEHVGIYGTSAGGQSSTAAVLFHPEFYKVAVSSCGCHDNRMDKIWWNEQWMGWPIGPEYAASSNIEHASNLEGKLMLIVGELDDNVDPSSTYQLTNALIKANKDHELILVPGMGHSSGGDYGEKKRRDFFVKHLLGTNPPAWNNNAK, encoded by the coding sequence ATGTACAATAAATATTTTCAACTCCTTGTTTTCCTTGTCGGAACAGCCAGCGCCTCCATGGCGCAGGGCACCGTCGACGACTACAAACGGGCTCAGGAGCTCCGCGGAAAAATCAGTAATAAAGTCTACCATGTGCCAACGCAGATTCAGTGGAATGAGTCTGGAACATTGGCTTGGTACGAAAAGAATACGGCATCGGGCAAGAATTACGTGCTTGTAGATCCGGTAGCAAAAACAAAGAGCCCACTTTTTGAGCTCAAAGCCCTGACCGATGCTTTGCAAGCGGCGACCGGTAAGCCGGTAGACGAACGAGCAATCTCGACCGAACGTATGAAACTGGTCGACAAAAACCCGCTGGAGTTAGTCTACGATGGCTATACTTGGGCTTGGGATCGGACTGCGGAGAAACTGCAAAAAAAAGAAGAGGTAAAAAACGATCGCCGAGGCGGCTATTGGGGGCAGCGTTTTGATGATAGCAAAGCTGAACCCATAGAGTCACCAGATAAATCACAAGTAGCCTACATCAAAAATAGCAATATCTATGTGGCTAAGAAGGGAGATCCGAAATCAGAAAGACAGCTGACGTTCGATGGTAGTACAGGTGAATATTACGCGGCGCATTTACATTGGTCGCCCGATGGCAAAAAGATAGCAACAAGCAAAGTACGCAAGGCCGAAGTGCGGATACTCACGTTGTTGGAATCGTCGCCACTTGACCAGTTGCAACCGAAATTGCAAACGCGTGACTACCCAAAACCAGGGGATGCCTTATCACAGTATTGCCCTGTTGTATACAACTTGGAAAAGAACAGCCTTTTCCAAACCGACAAAGCATTGATCGATAATCAATTTTCGGTCAGTCGCATCGACTGGCGGGACGATAGTCGTGCGATCACTTTTGAATTTAACAAACGTGGACACCAGCAGTACGCTGTTGTCGAGTTGGATGCGGTAGTGGGAGCTAGTAAATACCTGATCAATGAGACCAATAAGACCTTTATCGACTACAGCGGAAAGCGCTATCGTTTCGATATTCAAGACGGTAAAGAAATTATATGGGCTTCCGAACGCGATGGATGGAACCACCTTTATCTTTATGACGGGCAAACAGGAGCCGTAAAAAAACAGATTACCAAGGGCGAGTGGGTCGTTCGCCGCGTTGTCTCGGTTGACACCACAGCGCGTGAAATTGTTTTTGAAGCAAGCGGCAAAAATAAGGGCCAAGACCCGTACTTCACACATTACTACCGCATTGATTTTGATGGTAAGAACATGAAGGAACTCACCAACGAGAATGCAAACCATACGGGTTATTTCAGCCCTGGTAGTGCCTATTTCGTTGACGTATTTTCGCGGATTGATCAGGCACCACAGGCGGTATTGCGTGATCAGTCGGGTAAAGTGTTGATGCCCTTAGAGCAGGCTGATGAGCAAGCGTTGCTTGCTACCGGTTGGAAAGCGCCTGAAGTTTTTACATCCAAGGCGCGCGATGGAAAAACGGATATCTGGGGTATTATCATCCGCCCGACTAATTTCGATCCGCAAAAGAAGTATCCCGTTATTGAATACATTTATGCTGGTCCGCACAGTTCCTTCGTTCCGAAAACTTTTATCCCGAATCCTAGCGGCATGCAAGAGCTTGCTGAGCTTGGTTTTATCGTGGTGCAGATCGATGGAATGGGAACCTCAAATCGCTCAAAAGCATTTCAGGACGTATGCTGGAAAAACCTCAAAGATGCCGGTTTCCCGGATCGTATCCTATGGATGAAAGATGCAGCAAAAAAATATCCTTCTATGGACCTCGAGCATGTGGGAATCTATGGGACCTCCGCCGGAGGGCAGAGCTCCACTGCAGCGGTCTTGTTCCATCCCGAATTTTATAAGGTTGCTGTTTCATCCTGCGGATGTCATGACAATCGTATGGACAAGATTTGGTGGAATGAGCAGTGGATGGGATGGCCTATTGGACCCGAATATGCCGCATCATCCAATATTGAGCATGCATCTAATTTGGAGGGTAAGCTCATGCTTATCGTTGGTGAACTGGATGACAACGTCGATCCTTCCTCAACCTACCAATTGACGAATGCTTTGATCAAAGCCAACAAAGATCATGAACTGATCCTCGTACCCGGTATGGGGCATTCCTCCGGCGGTGACTATGGCGAGAAGAAAAGGAGGGACTTTTTTGTGAAGCATCTCCTTGGAACCAATCCACCAGCGTGGAATAATAATGCCAAGTAG
- a CDS encoding SusC/RagA family TonB-linked outer membrane protein, whose amino-acid sequence MHEHPPRKILFGILTLLFLLGNQLYAQQRMISGLVKDERGNALADVSVSEKNSKNGAKTDVSGKFQINTSTALPELIFSSVGYLKQTSVVAAGLAEMNIVLKEDGAGIEEVVVLGYQEVSRKKVTAAVTTIKGKEIENIPYPTFDQMLQGRVAGLTALSASGEPGSNGVVNIRGSNSVTLGGVSYPLYVIDGMIYDVNDMPNAYGNNPLISINPNDIESIDVLKDAAAAAIYGSRGANGVIMVKTKTAKAGAPPRFNLNFYQGIATKPTLRSVTVGAGERRQKMDLLHRMGVWENLANLSMFLTDSLNTAFNNNSDWQGIFIKTAPTTNVDASMDGSSGTTQYRLSMGYYKEDGSMIGYGLQRFAPKLNLTINPFERVRLTTTLNPTFVDIKHGFGDGNNFPFTTWSFPSSFWKLTDQQITAYRGEYDTMDEDVTATIMSNTQLNIDILKDLRFTSSFSYTYNNNRRDWVHSRFINGTGADNAYNWGNLTKVWEIENYLTWTKTWKDHTLNIVAGQQAQQQSNKRTYAYAYDVTGSTIYNMSPGNDLFAETFVEQRERVAAFGRFNYDYKGKYIFSSSYRRDASSRYNVSKRWTDFYSFSVAYNMADEDFFEPLKATMNQFKWRASYGVTGNDPANYYAQYNLLSSNATYYNSSFGQGASARATTYNGTTVLHPNYDSYAGNRNLTWEKYPQFNVGLDLSFFESRFNLTTDWYVRDAQNVYYSDLVAPTTSGYAQYSGNVIDLRNTGVEFTLNADILPRSNKFQWNSTFTLAINDNYITKLPNGGQDLVVGPAWMQQTLTVGKPLFAYKVWEVDGVYATDAEVPTDPLTGTKMTMLGATMRAGDPILKDQNGDYRIDENDKVDYGSPNARVTGGWVNTFAYKGFSMSVLCSFIQGRRVWNGYTSDKLNGTAADIYQRWGTIAGPSTLDGLNYWEGPGDTDAEFGNITNTSIDRWHIAQSHFVEDGSFFRIKNIMLGYALPTDLVSRWKLKSARLFGMIDNVYLKNNSTLPDPEAVRPNGYSDGNGYPLVRKFTLGVNLIF is encoded by the coding sequence ATGCATGAACACCCCCCAAGAAAAATCCTGTTTGGAATTTTAACCCTGTTGTTTCTGCTGGGCAATCAGCTTTATGCACAACAACGAATGATCAGCGGCCTAGTGAAAGACGAACGCGGGAATGCCTTGGCGGACGTCTCCGTTTCGGAGAAAAACAGCAAGAACGGAGCTAAGACAGATGTCAGTGGAAAATTTCAAATCAATACCAGTACAGCCCTTCCGGAGTTGATATTCAGTTCGGTAGGTTATCTAAAGCAGACCTCGGTCGTGGCTGCCGGTTTGGCGGAGATGAACATTGTGTTAAAGGAAGATGGTGCCGGAATAGAAGAGGTGGTGGTGTTGGGATACCAAGAGGTCAGCCGGAAGAAAGTGACTGCTGCCGTGACTACCATCAAAGGGAAGGAGATTGAAAATATTCCCTATCCTACCTTTGACCAAATGTTGCAAGGACGTGTGGCCGGCTTGACCGCTTTGAGTGCATCGGGCGAGCCGGGAAGCAACGGTGTTGTCAACATTCGGGGAAGCAATAGTGTTACCTTGGGCGGCGTCAGTTACCCTTTATATGTTATCGACGGTATGATCTATGACGTTAACGATATGCCCAATGCCTACGGCAACAACCCGCTGATTTCGATCAATCCCAATGATATCGAGTCCATTGACGTGCTCAAAGATGCCGCGGCTGCAGCGATATACGGCTCTCGTGGCGCAAATGGCGTGATCATGGTGAAAACCAAAACGGCGAAAGCTGGTGCTCCACCACGATTCAACCTCAATTTCTACCAAGGTATAGCCACCAAGCCTACCTTGCGGTCGGTTACCGTTGGTGCGGGCGAGCGTCGGCAAAAAATGGATCTGCTGCATAGGATGGGCGTTTGGGAAAATTTGGCTAACCTCTCCATGTTCCTGACCGACAGTTTAAATACGGCTTTTAACAACAACAGCGATTGGCAGGGTATTTTCATCAAAACAGCCCCCACAACCAATGTGGATGCCAGTATGGATGGCTCGTCGGGTACCACGCAATATCGCCTGTCTATGGGATATTACAAGGAAGATGGTTCGATGATTGGTTACGGCCTGCAACGCTTTGCGCCAAAGCTCAACCTCACGATCAATCCCTTTGAGCGCGTTCGGCTTACCACAACCTTAAATCCAACTTTTGTGGATATAAAACACGGCTTCGGCGATGGTAATAATTTCCCCTTTACCACTTGGAGCTTTCCTTCCTCGTTCTGGAAGCTAACTGATCAACAAATCACGGCCTACCGAGGCGAATACGATACCATGGATGAAGATGTGACAGCGACTATTATGTCTAACACGCAGCTCAACATCGATATCTTAAAAGATTTAAGGTTTACCAGTTCATTTTCCTACACCTATAATAACAACCGTCGCGATTGGGTGCACAGTCGTTTTATCAACGGTACGGGTGCAGACAATGCCTACAATTGGGGGAATCTCACGAAGGTTTGGGAAATCGAGAATTACCTAACTTGGACAAAGACTTGGAAAGACCATACCCTAAACATAGTGGCTGGTCAGCAGGCGCAGCAGCAAAGTAATAAAAGGACCTATGCATACGCTTACGATGTGACGGGAAGCACCATTTACAATATGTCGCCGGGAAATGATCTTTTCGCGGAGACCTTTGTCGAACAGAGGGAGCGCGTAGCCGCTTTTGGACGTTTCAATTACGATTATAAAGGAAAATATATCTTTTCGTCCAGCTATCGCCGCGACGCCTCTTCACGGTATAATGTTTCCAAGCGCTGGACAGATTTCTATTCCTTTTCGGTAGCCTACAATATGGCCGATGAGGATTTCTTTGAACCGCTAAAAGCGACGATGAACCAGTTTAAATGGCGTGCCAGCTACGGTGTGACCGGAAATGACCCGGCCAACTACTATGCGCAGTATAACCTCTTATCCAGTAATGCAACCTACTATAATTCATCGTTTGGACAAGGCGCTTCAGCGAGAGCGACTACCTATAATGGAACTACCGTCCTGCATCCAAATTATGACTCCTATGCAGGTAATCGTAACCTGACTTGGGAGAAATATCCCCAGTTCAACGTAGGTCTTGATCTCAGCTTTTTTGAAAGTCGCTTTAATCTCACGACAGATTGGTATGTTCGGGATGCCCAAAATGTGTATTACAGTGATCTCGTTGCACCGACCACTTCGGGCTATGCCCAATATAGCGGCAACGTGATCGACCTGCGGAACACCGGCGTGGAGTTTACCCTAAACGCGGATATCCTGCCCCGCAGCAATAAATTCCAATGGAACAGCACTTTTACCTTGGCGATCAATGATAATTACATCACCAAATTGCCCAATGGTGGACAGGATCTTGTCGTAGGCCCGGCTTGGATGCAACAAACACTGACCGTAGGAAAGCCTCTATTTGCTTATAAAGTATGGGAAGTGGATGGGGTATATGCAACCGATGCGGAGGTACCTACGGATCCTTTAACAGGAACGAAGATGACCATGTTGGGGGCAACCATGCGCGCTGGCGACCCTATCTTAAAAGACCAAAACGGAGACTATCGTATTGACGAAAACGACAAAGTGGATTATGGTAGCCCCAATGCGCGTGTCACGGGTGGATGGGTCAACACATTTGCGTACAAAGGTTTCTCGATGTCGGTACTATGTAGCTTTATACAAGGACGTCGGGTTTGGAACGGATACACTTCGGATAAGTTGAACGGAACGGCGGCAGATATCTATCAGCGCTGGGGCACCATTGCTGGACCTTCTACCTTGGACGGGCTAAATTACTGGGAAGGCCCAGGTGATACGGATGCGGAATTTGGAAACATCACCAACACCAGCATAGACCGCTGGCATATCGCCCAATCGCACTTCGTGGAAGATGGTAGCTTTTTCCGCATCAAGAATATTATGTTGGGCTACGCACTTCCGACGGATTTGGTAAGCCGCTGGAAGCTCAAAAGCGCCCGCCTGTTCGGGATGATTGATAATGTGTATCTAAAGAACAATTCCACGCTGCCCGATCCAGAGGCCGTTCGGCCCAATGGTTACAGCGATGGAAATGGATATCCGCTGGTACGTAAGTTTACGCTCGGTGTTAATTTGATCTTTTAA